The genomic DNA GAAGCTCATTAGGAATTGAAAAAATAGAGAACTTTATACAGACTGATGCTGCAATAAATCAGGGAAACAGTGGCGGACCTCTTGTTGATATAAGCGGGAAAGTAATAGGAATTAATACTGCCATCTATTCTCCTTCTGGAGGAAGCATAGGAATCGGATTTGCAATTCCGGCTAATCTGGCTGTTAATATCAAAGATTCCATAATAAGAACAGGTAAAGTGGAGCGTGCATTTTTAGGAACAGAGCTTCAGGATCTGAATCCGCAGCTGGTTAAACAGTTTAATTTATCCACTTCAAACGGAGTTCTTGTTACAAATGTAACTGAAGGCTCACCTGCAGAAAAAGCCGGATTGAAATCAGGAGATGTTATTACACAGCTGAATGATTCAAGAGTCAACAGTGCAAGCCAGCTGGTAGCACAAATAGCATCTTTAAGAGTGGGAAGCAATATCTCGCTTACTTATATAAGAGACGGTAAAACTTATAAGGCAAACACAGTGTTAACCAAAAGAGCCGAAACACCAGTTTCACAGGCAGCAGCCTTTTCTGGTCTGTCACTAAAAACACTTACTAAACAGGATATTCAGAAATACGGATATTCAGCCAGTATGACAGGACTTATTGTCACAGGCGTAGGCAGCAATACAGAAGCTGCAAAGATAGGTATACAGCCGGGCATGATAGTCAGAAGCATAAACAGAGTTTCTGTTAATTCAGTAGAAGATTTCAAAAAAGTATATGACAGCATCCAAAAAGGAGCAAGCATGTTAATTTTAATTGCTACTCCTAACGGTTCACAGTACATAACATTAAACAAATAGTAAAACATACACAGCGGGTTTTTACCCGCTTTTTTATTATTTTCCCCGTGAAAATCTGCTGTATTTATGGTATAATTTTAAAAACATCATTATAATTTAAGGAGCTGCAATGTACGATATCGCAATAATAGGTCTGGGACCTGCCGGTTCCACACTGGCAAGAATGTTAGATAAAAAATTTAAAATAATCGCTATAGATAAAAAAACAGAAGATGAAAACAAAGGATTTCAAAAACCCTGCGGCGGTCTTCTTTCGCCTGATGCACAGAAAATGCTTATACAGTTTAATCTTACCCTGCCTGTAAATATTCTGTCGAACCCTCAGATTTTCGGTGTAAAAACCATCGATACCGGATCAAACCTGCTGCGCAATTATCAGCGTACCTATGTTAACGTAGACCGTCATAAATTTGATTTATGGCTGAAATCTCTGATTCCTGAGAATATAGAAATAAAAAACAATTCTTTTTGCAGAAATATAAGAAAAACTGAAAACGGCTATCT from Sebaldella termitidis ATCC 33386 includes the following:
- a CDS encoding Do family serine endopeptidase, whose translation is MYFKKSLLTVVCALFLFSCSNSKADSQTAITSSSLAVSKNAIETQNEFVSVSNKLKDSVVNIRTKKTVYVNYYNPIEQFLYGRSEPRTEKKESGSLGSGFIISTDGYVMTNNHVVNGADEIFVKFSDGRELEAKLVGNDPEVDIAILKIQSKETFKPAEFGNSDNISVGQWAIAFGNPLGLNDTMTVGIVSAKGRSSLGIEKIENFIQTDAAINQGNSGGPLVDISGKVIGINTAIYSPSGGSIGIGFAIPANLAVNIKDSIIRTGKVERAFLGTELQDLNPQLVKQFNLSTSNGVLVTNVTEGSPAEKAGLKSGDVITQLNDSRVNSASQLVAQIASLRVGSNISLTYIRDGKTYKANTVLTKRAETPVSQAAAFSGLSLKTLTKQDIQKYGYSASMTGLIVTGVGSNTEAAKIGIQPGMIVRSINRVSVNSVEDFKKVYDSIQKGASMLILIATPNGSQYITLNK